In Mercurialis annua linkage group LG6, ddMerAnnu1.2, whole genome shotgun sequence, the following are encoded in one genomic region:
- the LOC126688066 gene encoding histone H1-like, with product MAKGTVSAKNKPTKMSPPSPIDHPPYFEMISEAILTLKERTGSSQPAIAKFMEENYKDGLPQNFKKLLSVQLKKFVKSDRLDKVKNSYKIASAEKLKLAVKEKEKSKKSASVSPKEKMKRLSQVKTPDVLKKSKNKKDGKSAKMKRLSQVKTPDVLKKKQNSKAKVNKK from the exons ATGGCAAAAGGAACAGTTTCTGCTAAAAACAAGCCCACCAAAATGTCACCTCCTTCCCCAATTGACCACCCTCCTTACTTTGAG ATGATAAGTGAAGCAATATTAACATTGAAGGAAAGAACCGGATCGAGCCAGCCAGCAATCGCAAAGTTCATGGAGGAAAATTACAAAGACGGGCTGCCCCAAAATTTCAAGAAACTACTCTCTGTTCAGTTGAAAAAGTTCGTGAAATCCGATCGACTCGATAAGGTTAAAAATTCCTACAAGATTGCCTCGGCCGAGAAGCTTAAATTGGCCGtcaaagaaaaggaaaaatcaaagaaatccgCATCCGTGTCGCCTAAAGAGAAAATGAAGAGGCTTAGCCAGGTTAAAACACCTGATGTTTTGAAGAAGTCTAAGAATAAAAAGGATGGGAAAAGCGCAAAGATGAAGAGACTGAGTCAAGTGAAGACACCAGATGTGCTCAAGAAGAAGCAGAATTCCAAGGCTAAGGTTAATAAGAAGTGA